From a single Rhodococcus jostii RHA1 genomic region:
- a CDS encoding flavin reductase family protein, whose protein sequence is MHDSIMNESTDTFDARAMRDVLSHFATGVVAITGIDPDGDKPVGLAANSFTSVSLDPPLVAFCVARTSSSWPRIRTARRYVVNILSEAQENVCRSLAARGGNKFADLSWSPSPSGAPVLDNGLAWLEAELKAEHDAGDHVIVVSRVRHIHAGGEAPLIFYKGKYGRVEHFPLVETITESVR, encoded by the coding sequence ATGCACGATTCGATCATGAATGAGAGCACGGACACCTTCGATGCTCGGGCGATGCGAGATGTCCTGAGTCACTTCGCGACCGGAGTGGTGGCGATCACCGGTATCGATCCTGATGGGGACAAGCCCGTGGGTCTGGCTGCCAACTCCTTCACCTCGGTTTCTCTGGACCCGCCCCTCGTCGCATTCTGTGTCGCACGGACGAGTTCCTCGTGGCCACGGATCCGCACAGCCAGGCGCTACGTCGTCAATATCCTTTCCGAGGCACAGGAAAACGTGTGTCGTAGCCTCGCCGCTCGCGGAGGTAACAAGTTTGCGGATCTGTCCTGGTCGCCGTCGCCGTCGGGAGCTCCCGTTCTCGACAATGGACTGGCGTGGTTGGAAGCGGAGTTGAAGGCCGAGCACGATGCCGGCGATCATGTCATCGTGGTGTCGCGGGTTCGGCACATTCACGCCGGTGGAGAGGCCCCGCTCATCTTCTACAAGGGCAAGTACGGTCGAGTGGAGCACTTTCCGCTCGTCGAGACCATCACCGAATCGGTGAGGTGA
- a CDS encoding SDR family NAD(P)-dependent oxidoreductase — protein MAHALAGKTALVTGSSRGIGRAIAQRLAAEGATVVVTARSKEPSASVRGGRSVLVRGTIEETVSLIEDAGGAAVAIAADLEDTDARDGLVDRVVEKVGGIDILVNNAGFADYSVIEQMELETFDRTVDHYLRGPFVLAKAAIPHMRKTGAGWIVNIGSSTGLSPIRPFREYNKTSGDVIYAAIKAAQHRFTQGLAAELVDDNIAVNAVGPSTAIMTPGAEALLPAGYETEPVEFLAETVLQMCRLPAAERTGLVTFSLHFPQHEGLTVMSLDGKTPLPPVQPPAWTNPHIRPSGF, from the coding sequence ATGGCCCACGCGTTGGCGGGCAAAACCGCACTGGTCACTGGTAGCAGCAGAGGAATCGGCCGGGCGATCGCGCAGCGGTTGGCTGCCGAGGGCGCGACCGTGGTGGTCACCGCGCGGTCGAAGGAGCCGTCCGCGTCGGTCCGGGGAGGTCGGTCCGTGTTGGTGCGGGGAACGATCGAGGAGACGGTGTCGTTGATCGAGGACGCCGGCGGTGCCGCCGTCGCGATCGCCGCCGACCTCGAGGATACGGACGCCCGCGACGGACTGGTCGACAGAGTCGTCGAGAAGGTGGGCGGCATCGACATCCTCGTCAATAACGCAGGATTCGCTGACTACTCGGTCATCGAACAGATGGAGCTCGAGACGTTCGACAGAACGGTCGATCACTATCTGCGGGGCCCTTTTGTACTGGCGAAAGCCGCCATCCCACATATGCGCAAGACGGGCGCGGGCTGGATCGTGAACATCGGTTCGTCGACCGGACTCAGTCCGATCCGCCCGTTCCGGGAGTACAACAAGACCTCCGGCGATGTCATCTACGCCGCGATCAAGGCGGCACAGCACCGGTTCACTCAGGGTCTGGCCGCCGAGCTGGTGGACGACAACATTGCGGTCAACGCGGTGGGACCGTCCACCGCGATCATGACCCCCGGTGCAGAGGCGTTGCTGCCTGCCGGGTACGAAACCGAACCGGTCGAATTCCTCGCCGAAACAGTTCTGCAGATGTGCCGGCTGCCGGCAGCCGAACGTACCGGTCTTGTGACCTTCAGTCTCCATTTCCCGCAGCATGAAGGGCTGACCGTGATGAGTTTGGATGGTAAGACGCCACTACCGCCGGTGCAGCCGCCGGCCTGGACGAATCCGCACATCCGGCCGTCCGGCTTCTAG
- the dmpG gene encoding 4-hydroxy-2-oxovalerate aldolase: protein MTRPELRDDVRIVDTTLRDGSHAQSHQFTESQVRDTVRALDGAGVEVIEVTHGDGLGGSTFNYGFSRISDLELVQVAADTAEQAKIAVLLVPGIGTADDLRKAADRGAEVVRIATHCTEADVSLQHFEIARDLGMQTCGFLMMAHRTTPEELARQARLMVDAGCQVPYVTDSAGALLMHEAKDRFDALITEVGDDAWVGYHGHQNMSLGVANSVIAYEAGVRYIDGSLCALGAGAGNSPTELLAAIFDRMNIATGLDVMATLDAAETVVRPYLNRWPKIDRNAIVQGWVGVYSSFLLHAETAGARYGVPVHEILRRCGELGYVGGQEDMIIDVAIQLAKVSGTVSEPSASLVAG from the coding sequence ATGACAAGGCCTGAATTGCGAGACGACGTCCGGATCGTCGACACAACACTGCGCGACGGCAGTCACGCGCAGTCGCATCAGTTCACCGAATCCCAGGTTCGTGACACCGTGCGGGCACTCGATGGTGCCGGTGTGGAGGTCATCGAGGTGACCCACGGGGACGGCCTCGGCGGGTCTACCTTCAACTATGGCTTCTCCCGCATCAGTGACCTCGAACTGGTGCAGGTTGCGGCCGACACCGCCGAGCAGGCGAAGATCGCCGTCTTGCTCGTCCCGGGCATTGGAACAGCAGACGATCTGCGCAAGGCGGCCGACCGCGGGGCCGAGGTCGTGCGCATAGCGACGCACTGCACCGAAGCCGATGTCTCGCTGCAACATTTCGAGATCGCGCGCGATCTCGGCATGCAGACCTGCGGTTTCCTGATGATGGCACACCGAACCACGCCGGAGGAACTCGCCAGGCAGGCACGGCTGATGGTCGACGCCGGATGCCAGGTGCCCTATGTCACCGACTCGGCCGGCGCCCTTTTGATGCACGAGGCCAAGGATCGCTTCGACGCGTTGATCACAGAGGTGGGCGACGACGCCTGGGTCGGTTACCACGGCCACCAGAACATGAGTCTCGGAGTAGCGAACTCGGTCATCGCGTACGAGGCGGGCGTTCGTTACATCGACGGCTCTTTGTGTGCATTGGGTGCCGGCGCGGGCAACAGCCCGACCGAACTCCTCGCAGCTATCTTCGACCGCATGAACATCGCGACAGGGCTCGACGTGATGGCGACATTGGATGCAGCCGAGACAGTGGTGCGGCCCTACCTCAACCGTTGGCCGAAAATCGATCGGAATGCGATCGTGCAGGGTTGGGTCGGCGTGTATTCCAGCTTCCTCTTGCATGCCGAGACCGCGGGCGCCCGGTATGGCGTTCCGGTGCACGAGATCTTGCGTCGCTGCGGCGAATTGGGATACGTCGGTGGTCAGGAGGACATGATCATCGATGTGGCGATCCAACTCGCCAAGGTCAGTGGCACGGTATCCGAGCCGTCTGCTTCTCTGGTCGCGGGCTGA
- a CDS encoding Dabb family protein — MYRVTSLLHLMDGTDQLTRTATVTLLRSSAANIGAHRVLIEPTLPGVRNGGDILIHLQFDDVNHWNSVRSAFAAAVSAPVVQHIDQVEYEPGSLGVGADPSASVYRALLLSVTPGTSAELVRRFETELLRMPQFIESMSSWQLSEVLVAQGSSAWTHVWEQEFTDIDGLSGPYLAHPVHWAYVDKWFDPESPECIVRDRVCHSFCALDGALIGQVITGLTA; from the coding sequence ATGTATAGAGTCACCAGCCTTCTCCATCTGATGGACGGCACCGACCAGCTGACCCGCACCGCGACCGTAACGCTGCTGAGAAGTTCGGCCGCAAACATCGGGGCTCATCGAGTGCTGATCGAGCCGACTCTTCCCGGTGTCCGGAATGGTGGTGACATCCTGATTCATCTTCAATTCGACGACGTGAACCACTGGAACTCGGTTCGGTCGGCCTTCGCCGCCGCAGTGTCCGCACCCGTTGTCCAACATATCGATCAAGTCGAGTACGAGCCGGGATCTTTGGGCGTCGGCGCCGACCCGTCAGCATCGGTCTACCGCGCGCTGCTTCTGAGCGTGACCCCGGGCACCAGCGCCGAATTGGTCCGTCGATTCGAGACCGAACTCTTGCGCATGCCGCAATTCATCGAGTCGATGTCATCCTGGCAACTGAGCGAGGTCCTCGTGGCCCAGGGAAGCAGTGCCTGGACCCATGTCTGGGAACAGGAGTTCACCGACATCGACGGATTGTCGGGCCCCTACCTGGCGCATCCCGTCCACTGGGCGTATGTGGACAAGTGGTTCGACCCCGAGTCTCCCGAGTGCATCGTCCGCGACCGTGTCTGCCACAGCTTCTGTGCTCTCGATGGCGCGCTCATCGGACAAGTGATCACCGGGCTGACCGCCTGA
- a CDS encoding acetaldehyde dehydrogenase (acetylating) translates to MEPINAAIVGPGNIGTDLLAKLERVDSIAVQYVVGVVESDGLERARAKGISASAGGVDWLLEQDPLPEIVFEATSAKAHQLNAPRYHELNIQAVDLTPAHIGPMVCPPVNLTHHIDAPNVSMITCGGQATIPMVHAVSRVSAVPYAEIVASVASRGAGPGTRANIDEFTQTTGQAVSEVGGAARGRAIIILNPMEPPMIMRDTVYCMIDADADRDAISESVHRMVTEVQAYVPGYRLRADPQFDDPKDGWDGHGRVAIFLEVEGNGDYLPKYAGNLDIMTAAAARVGDSIARNRMGVPA, encoded by the coding sequence ATGGAACCCATCAATGCCGCGATTGTCGGACCGGGCAACATCGGTACCGACCTATTGGCAAAACTCGAAAGAGTCGATTCGATTGCCGTCCAATATGTCGTCGGGGTCGTGGAGTCCGACGGACTCGAGCGGGCACGAGCCAAGGGAATCTCTGCCTCGGCGGGAGGCGTGGATTGGCTGCTCGAGCAGGATCCGCTCCCGGAGATCGTGTTCGAGGCGACCTCGGCAAAAGCCCACCAACTCAACGCGCCCCGATACCACGAACTCAACATCCAGGCCGTCGACCTGACTCCAGCGCATATCGGACCGATGGTGTGTCCACCGGTGAACCTCACCCATCACATCGACGCCCCCAACGTCTCGATGATTACGTGCGGCGGCCAGGCCACCATCCCGATGGTGCACGCCGTGTCCCGCGTGTCGGCGGTGCCCTACGCCGAGATCGTGGCCTCGGTGGCCTCACGCGGTGCCGGTCCCGGCACCCGAGCCAATATCGACGAATTCACCCAAACCACGGGTCAGGCGGTGTCCGAGGTAGGTGGTGCAGCCCGAGGACGCGCGATCATCATCCTCAATCCGATGGAACCGCCCATGATCATGCGGGACACCGTCTACTGCATGATCGACGCCGATGCCGACCGGGATGCGATCAGCGAATCTGTGCATCGGATGGTCACCGAGGTGCAGGCGTACGTGCCCGGGTACAGGCTGCGGGCCGATCCCCAGTTCGACGACCCGAAGGACGGCTGGGACGGACATGGCCGGGTGGCCATCTTCCTGGAGGTCGAAGGCAACGGCGACTACCTGCCCAAGTACGCCGGAAATTTGGACATCATGACAGCAGCGGCAGCGCGCGTCGGCGATTCGATCGCCCGCAATCGGATGGGAGTGCCAGCATGA
- a CDS encoding PadR family transcriptional regulator has product MPTPVRRSHPDLPATSWAVLGMLSFGEELTGNDLKKWADWSIGFFYWSPSVSQVYAELKKLENLALVRSRTVAEVGARGRRVYAITQSGATALRDWSRDAPVEMPVLKHGVMLRLWMGHLLEPERLKSIVREHIANLEANARDAGRHAEHSNDEPAWAFSRMSLRWADRHLRAEIELAEQLLEDIDEAAQWFRDETDVDDNGVPRPRHPGRWRYAEDAGDPSGDQHSR; this is encoded by the coding sequence ATGCCGACACCAGTCCGCCGTAGTCACCCCGACCTTCCGGCAACCAGCTGGGCGGTTCTCGGCATGCTCTCGTTCGGTGAGGAATTGACCGGAAACGACCTCAAGAAGTGGGCCGACTGGAGCATCGGCTTCTTCTACTGGAGTCCGTCGGTGAGTCAGGTCTATGCGGAACTGAAGAAACTCGAAAACCTCGCTCTGGTCCGGTCCCGAACCGTGGCGGAGGTCGGTGCCCGAGGTCGGAGGGTGTATGCGATCACCCAGTCCGGGGCGACGGCACTGCGCGACTGGTCGCGCGACGCCCCTGTCGAAATGCCGGTCCTCAAGCACGGCGTGATGCTCCGGTTGTGGATGGGACACCTCCTCGAACCCGAGCGCCTGAAGTCGATCGTGCGCGAGCACATCGCCAATCTCGAAGCCAACGCACGTGATGCGGGCCGTCACGCCGAGCACTCGAATGACGAGCCGGCCTGGGCGTTTTCGCGGATGAGCCTGCGATGGGCCGACCGGCACCTGCGTGCGGAGATCGAGCTTGCCGAGCAGCTGCTCGAAGACATCGACGAAGCAGCACAATGGTTTCGCGACGAGACGGATGTCGATGACAATGGGGTGCCCCGGCCACGACATCCCGGGCGATGGCGTTACGCGGAGGATGCGGGCGACCCCTCGGGTGATCAGCACTCCCGATAG
- a CDS encoding alpha/beta fold hydrolase has translation MTTIETNRPGTPEELKTESGVLRYYERGDGPPLLLLHGSGPGVTGWRNFSGNFDVFAARHRTFILEFPGFGISDDFGGHPMMTAQQAVIEFLDGMDLESVAVVGNSMGGIVGAALAINQPQRVSKLVTIGGIGANLYSPGPGEGIKLLMEFTDNPSREKLTQWLHSMVYDPAMVTEQLIEDRWTQAIEPATLASARRMYSSAAFGQMAKAAAASTEPPLWTKLNQIKAPVLVTWGRDDRVSPLDMSIVPMRMLPRGELHVFPNCGHWVMIEQKAAFESAVLAFLGRED, from the coding sequence ATGACCACAATCGAGACAAATAGGCCGGGAACACCAGAAGAACTGAAGACCGAATCGGGTGTCCTTCGCTACTACGAGCGCGGTGACGGACCGCCATTGTTGTTGCTGCACGGTTCCGGACCCGGTGTCACGGGCTGGCGCAACTTTTCAGGTAACTTCGATGTTTTCGCGGCCCGTCACCGGACATTCATCTTGGAGTTCCCGGGCTTCGGGATCAGCGACGACTTCGGAGGGCATCCGATGATGACGGCGCAGCAAGCCGTCATCGAGTTCCTCGACGGCATGGACCTGGAGAGTGTGGCGGTCGTCGGCAACTCGATGGGTGGCATCGTCGGAGCTGCACTCGCAATCAACCAACCACAGCGGGTGAGCAAGCTGGTGACCATCGGTGGGATCGGCGCCAACCTGTACAGTCCGGGCCCCGGAGAGGGCATCAAGCTTCTCATGGAGTTCACCGACAACCCCAGCCGCGAGAAGTTGACGCAATGGCTCCACTCGATGGTTTACGACCCCGCCATGGTCACCGAGCAGTTGATCGAGGACCGGTGGACCCAGGCCATTGAGCCAGCCACCCTGGCAAGCGCCCGAAGGATGTACAGCTCAGCAGCATTCGGACAGATGGCTAAGGCCGCTGCAGCTTCGACAGAACCGCCGCTCTGGACGAAACTGAACCAGATAAAGGCTCCGGTCCTGGTGACCTGGGGTCGTGACGATCGGGTCAGTCCCCTCGATATGTCGATCGTGCCGATGCGGATGCTGCCGCGGGGAGAACTCCATGTTTTTCCCAACTGTGGTCACTGGGTGATGATCGAGCAGAAGGCCGCCTTCGAATCCGCAGTTTTGGCATTCCTCGGTCGTGAAGACTAG
- a CDS encoding acyl-CoA dehydrogenase family protein translates to MSNRVLDNIVAIADDIRAQADEAESIGRLPDEMAKGMKHAGVIRMLARKKYDGFESHPREFAETVMKTASIYGSAGWVAGIVGVHPWQLAMADPRVQEEVLGTDSDTWQASPYMPGGIALPVDGGYIMSGRWQFSSGTDHCDWIFLGAMVGDKEGKPLMPPQSLHVILPRADYEIVPDSWDVVGLRGTGSKDIIVKEKFIPDYRVMDGNGVIDGTVAKNYGVTETLYKMPWSTMFPLGITSATIGIAEGVLAAGIAYQRERIGATGTAIKDDPYTLYSLGEAAAEIDAARQQLLGNVDRIWDLVDAGKEVDFAQRAEGRRNQTRAAWRAVRAADEIFDRSGGNALRMDNPLQRFWRDAHAGLHHAIHVTNTVYHAAALSSLGPDPQGPLRVMI, encoded by the coding sequence ATGAGTAACCGAGTACTCGACAACATCGTTGCGATTGCCGACGACATCAGGGCGCAAGCGGACGAAGCCGAATCCATCGGTCGCCTGCCAGATGAGATGGCAAAGGGCATGAAGCATGCAGGTGTTATCCGGATGCTGGCGCGCAAGAAGTACGACGGGTTCGAGTCACATCCTCGGGAGTTCGCCGAGACGGTAATGAAGACCGCCAGCATCTACGGTTCCGCAGGCTGGGTCGCCGGGATCGTCGGCGTACACCCCTGGCAGTTGGCCATGGCGGATCCCCGCGTGCAGGAGGAGGTCCTCGGCACCGACAGCGATACGTGGCAGGCGTCGCCGTACATGCCCGGCGGTATCGCCCTTCCGGTGGACGGCGGATACATCATGTCCGGGCGGTGGCAGTTCTCCTCTGGCACCGACCATTGCGACTGGATCTTCCTCGGTGCCATGGTCGGAGACAAGGAGGGCAAGCCGCTGATGCCGCCGCAGTCGCTGCACGTGATCCTGCCCCGTGCGGATTACGAGATCGTCCCTGACAGTTGGGATGTGGTGGGGCTGCGCGGCACCGGGAGCAAAGACATCATCGTCAAGGAGAAGTTCATTCCCGACTATCGGGTTATGGATGGCAATGGCGTTATCGATGGAACGGTCGCGAAAAACTACGGCGTCACTGAGACGCTGTACAAGATGCCCTGGTCGACAATGTTCCCCCTTGGCATCACTTCGGCCACGATCGGCATCGCAGAGGGTGTGCTGGCCGCCGGCATCGCCTATCAGCGGGAGCGAATCGGAGCGACGGGCACGGCCATCAAGGACGATCCCTACACCCTCTATTCTCTTGGCGAGGCCGCGGCCGAGATCGATGCCGCGCGGCAGCAGCTGCTGGGCAACGTGGACCGGATCTGGGATCTGGTGGACGCCGGCAAAGAGGTCGACTTCGCACAGCGTGCCGAAGGACGGCGCAACCAGACGCGGGCGGCGTGGCGTGCCGTTCGAGCCGCCGACGAGATCTTTGATCGCTCCGGAGGCAATGCCCTGCGAATGGACAATCCACTGCAGCGGTTCTGGCGGGACGCTCATGCTGGACTGCACCACGCGATCCACGTGACCAACACGGTCTACCACGCCGCTGCCCTGAGCTCGCTGGGCCCAGATCCGCAGGGGCCGCTGCGGGTGATGATCTGA
- a CDS encoding IS630 family transposase: protein MATRGPRPADIVLTETERVELEGWSRRRKTAAGLAVRSRIILAAADGGSNTEVAQRLGLYRGTVRRWRNRFVEDRCDGLLDEPRPGRPRTIDDDKIKDLITSTLETTPKNATHWSTRSMAEHLDISQSTVSRVWRAFGLAPHKQDSWKLSKDPLFTEKVRDVVGLYMNPPERALVLCVDEKTQIQALDRTQPIFPMLPTTPQRASHDYVRNGTSSLYAALDIASGKVIGSLHSRHRAQEFIAFLRKIDAAVPDDLDVHLVMDNASTHKTPAVKRWLLAHPRFVIHFTPTSSSWMNLVERWFAELTTKKLQRSTHTSVQQLNKDIRAWIETWNDNPRPYVWVKTADQILDSIAHYCARIKDSGH from the coding sequence ATGGCGACTCGCGGTCCGCGACCGGCGGACATTGTGCTGACCGAGACCGAACGCGTAGAACTCGAGGGGTGGTCGCGGCGACGCAAGACCGCTGCAGGTTTGGCGGTACGGTCGCGAATCATTCTCGCTGCTGCCGATGGTGGATCGAATACCGAAGTGGCGCAGAGGTTGGGGTTGTACCGAGGCACGGTGCGGCGGTGGCGGAACAGATTCGTCGAGGACCGATGCGACGGGTTGCTCGACGAACCACGCCCGGGCCGTCCCCGGACGATCGACGACGACAAGATCAAGGATCTGATTACCTCGACCCTCGAAACGACACCGAAGAACGCCACACACTGGTCCACACGATCGATGGCGGAGCATCTCGATATTTCGCAATCGACGGTCTCGAGAGTGTGGCGCGCGTTCGGTTTGGCCCCGCACAAACAGGACTCATGGAAACTGTCGAAGGATCCACTGTTCACGGAGAAAGTCCGTGACGTCGTCGGCCTGTACATGAACCCGCCCGAGCGGGCTCTGGTGCTCTGCGTCGACGAAAAAACTCAGATCCAAGCACTGGACCGGACCCAACCGATATTCCCGATGCTTCCCACCACCCCGCAGCGCGCCAGTCACGACTACGTTCGCAATGGCACCTCGAGCCTGTACGCCGCACTCGACATCGCCTCGGGGAAGGTGATCGGATCACTCCATTCACGCCACCGCGCACAAGAATTCATCGCATTTCTCCGCAAGATCGACGCAGCGGTTCCCGACGATCTCGATGTCCACCTCGTGATGGACAATGCATCGACCCACAAGACTCCCGCGGTCAAACGATGGCTCCTCGCGCACCCGCGCTTCGTCATCCACTTCACACCGACCAGCTCATCGTGGATGAACCTCGTCGAACGCTGGTTCGCCGAACTGACCACCAAGAAGCTCCAACGCTCCACGCATACCTCGGTCCAACAGCTCAACAAAGACATCCGAGCATGGATCGAGACCTGGAACGACAACCCCAGACCTTACGTCTGGGTCAAGACCGCCGACCAGATCCTCGACTCCATCGCACACTACTGCGCCAGAATTAAAGACTCAGGACACTAG
- a CDS encoding VOC family protein: MSEVRGLGYVRVEATDIDRWRELAFDVLGFNEGSGPEEGALHLRMDERASRLVVVPSSHDRVTAVGWEVRDQLALAQLRERLEKAGHVIKPMSQEEAEARRVEEAFTMDDPGGTPLEFFHGPVLDHRPVITRYGQKFVTGHQGLGHVVVPSSNFDETYRFYTETLGFLPRGAMRMPVPAEFGVHRIRFLGVNQRHHSLALMPVPEGKDPGLVHVMVEVDNLDAVGQALDQVVKRDFPVSSTLGRHTNDKMISFYVGVPGGWDIEYGTEGSLVDESFYTSEEITQDSYWGHEWAWAKQMADASESADQD, encoded by the coding sequence ATGAGTGAGGTCAGAGGCCTCGGCTACGTGCGTGTCGAGGCAACCGATATCGATCGGTGGCGCGAGCTCGCCTTCGATGTCCTGGGTTTCAACGAAGGCTCCGGCCCCGAGGAAGGTGCCCTTCACCTGAGGATGGACGAACGAGCCTCGCGGTTGGTGGTGGTACCGAGTTCACACGATCGGGTGACGGCGGTCGGCTGGGAGGTCCGCGATCAACTGGCATTGGCGCAACTGCGCGAGCGCCTGGAGAAGGCCGGCCACGTCATCAAGCCGATGTCGCAGGAGGAAGCGGAGGCGCGGCGCGTCGAGGAAGCCTTCACGATGGATGACCCAGGCGGTACGCCGCTCGAGTTCTTCCACGGTCCGGTGCTCGATCACAGGCCGGTGATCACCCGGTACGGGCAGAAGTTCGTAACCGGTCACCAGGGACTCGGCCACGTGGTGGTGCCGTCCAGCAACTTCGACGAGACCTATCGCTTCTACACCGAAACCCTCGGGTTCCTTCCGCGTGGGGCGATGCGGATGCCTGTGCCGGCAGAGTTCGGTGTGCACCGGATCCGGTTCCTCGGGGTCAATCAGCGGCATCACAGCCTCGCCCTCATGCCGGTGCCCGAGGGCAAGGACCCCGGCCTGGTGCACGTGATGGTCGAGGTCGACAACCTCGACGCCGTCGGACAGGCGCTTGATCAAGTGGTGAAGCGGGACTTCCCCGTCTCATCGACTCTCGGACGACACACCAACGACAAGATGATCTCCTTCTACGTCGGTGTGCCGGGAGGCTGGGACATCGAGTACGGAACTGAGGGCTCGCTCGTCGACGAATCGTTCTACACCTCGGAAGAGATCACGCAGGACAGCTATTGGGGCCACGAGTGGGCGTGGGCAAAGCAGATGGCAGACGCCTCGGAGTCGGCTGACCAAGACTGA
- a CDS encoding alpha/beta hydrolase translates to MTATPVQQLRDMLAASAIPSSTGIHGRFDVMVPSAAGGIPVRIYRPTPAPDLPVVVWLHSGGFVVGSLDQNDEYLRQLSNAARVVVVSVDYRLAPENRYPAALEDARTVWDWMKAAPDELAADVGTAVLAGESAGGNLTFALSQQLKDHGAPMPDAQISFYGTAETRVSNPECSTSMLSPQDCEWFWDQYVPRRAGRADPYVSPARARDVTSLPPTLVATAEVDPTRDATEDYARRLAAAGVSVDLQRYEGMMHGFATMTGALQPAAALFERTVQFIDRSLYARETGDSRRK, encoded by the coding sequence ATGACCGCAACGCCCGTCCAGCAGCTGCGTGACATGTTGGCGGCCAGCGCGATTCCTTCGTCCACGGGCATCCATGGACGTTTCGACGTGATGGTTCCCTCGGCGGCTGGAGGAATACCCGTGCGGATCTACCGGCCGACGCCGGCACCCGACCTGCCGGTCGTCGTGTGGCTTCACAGCGGGGGATTCGTCGTCGGAAGTCTTGACCAGAACGACGAGTACCTACGGCAGCTGAGCAACGCCGCTCGCGTCGTCGTGGTGTCGGTCGACTACCGCCTCGCACCGGAGAACCGCTATCCGGCTGCGCTCGAGGATGCCCGTACGGTCTGGGACTGGATGAAGGCTGCGCCGGATGAACTCGCCGCTGACGTCGGGACCGCCGTGCTCGCCGGCGAGAGCGCCGGTGGGAATCTGACATTCGCGCTCAGTCAACAGCTCAAAGACCACGGGGCTCCGATGCCGGATGCGCAGATCAGTTTCTACGGTACTGCCGAAACGCGTGTGTCGAACCCCGAGTGCTCCACAAGTATGCTCAGTCCGCAGGACTGCGAATGGTTCTGGGATCAGTACGTGCCGCGTCGCGCCGGCCGTGCCGATCCCTATGTGAGCCCGGCACGTGCGCGCGATGTGACCTCACTGCCGCCGACACTTGTGGCGACTGCCGAAGTGGACCCGACCCGAGATGCCACCGAAGACTACGCACGACGTCTGGCCGCCGCTGGCGTGAGCGTGGACCTCCAACGTTACGAGGGCATGATGCACGGCTTTGCCACGATGACAGGGGCCTTGCAACCCGCAGCAGCGCTGTTCGAGCGGACCGTCCAATTTATCGACCGGTCACTGTATGCGCGTGAGACGGGCGATTCGAGGAGGAAATGA
- a CDS encoding VOC family protein produces the protein MSTDPRFAFIKIFVDDLVTEAVFYTSTFGMSEKARLAFGEGADALEEIILTTARDDDSNFILWRYLERSTPPAGEATLGFTVADVEDIARKAEINGGSIVQPPKTMPEAGVAVAFIADPEGHVIEVVQYL, from the coding sequence ATGAGCACCGACCCACGCTTCGCATTCATCAAGATCTTTGTCGACGACCTCGTTACCGAGGCCGTGTTCTACACATCCACATTCGGCATGAGCGAGAAGGCGCGACTGGCATTCGGCGAAGGTGCCGATGCGCTCGAGGAGATCATCCTCACCACGGCCCGTGACGATGACTCCAACTTCATTCTCTGGCGCTACCTCGAACGCTCGACCCCGCCCGCCGGTGAGGCGACTCTGGGGTTCACGGTCGCAGACGTCGAGGACATCGCCCGCAAGGCGGAAATCAATGGCGGGTCGATCGTGCAACCACCCAAAACCATGCCCGAGGCAGGTGTCGCGGTCGCATTCATCGCCGACCCGGAAGGTCACGTGATCGAGGTCGTCCAGTATCTGTGA